One genomic segment of Candidatus Eremiobacteraceae bacterium includes these proteins:
- a CDS encoding alkaline phosphatase family protein, whose amino-acid sequence MRSSTGLSFICAVALAITLAACGGGGGGSQSVLGGPHPSPSPSPTGNPLSRIQHIVIIELENRSFDSYFGTYPGVNGIPPNPNCNPDPKTGQCILPWHNSNLINYGGPHSTNDMYKDIDGGKLDGFIESAESGFGGFEDPSPDDVMGYHTCAEIPVYCNLAAANTLADNHFAASNTWSAIAHLYLVSAWSAKCVSSDPMSCAYSGNVTLGADDLAWTDITWLLHKNNVSWKFYAFKLAGNGQLGPFNRQNDGEEPEAVGVKTGTGAPATDWNPLPDFDDVNQDGELGNIVPGGNFPLDAKAGLLPSVAWVTPGFADSDHPAESIQGGQTFVTDMLRALDKGPDASSTIVLLTWDEWGGFYDHVIPVQIDQGGYGFRTPLIIIGPMVRHGFIDHQLLTSDSYLKLIEDRFLGGQRLDPTTDGRPDSRPDVRETQPGLGDIINDLTN is encoded by the coding sequence ATGCGAAGTTCAACCGGGTTATCATTCATCTGCGCAGTCGCACTCGCGATCACACTCGCCGCTTGCGGCGGCGGCGGCGGTGGAAGCCAATCGGTGTTGGGTGGTCCGCATCCATCGCCGTCGCCCTCGCCGACAGGCAACCCGCTTTCTCGCATCCAGCATATCGTCATCATCGAGCTCGAAAATCGCTCGTTCGACAGCTATTTCGGCACGTATCCTGGCGTCAACGGCATCCCGCCGAACCCGAACTGCAATCCCGACCCGAAAACCGGCCAGTGCATCTTGCCGTGGCACAATTCGAATCTCATCAACTACGGCGGGCCGCACAGCACGAACGACATGTACAAGGACATCGACGGCGGCAAGCTCGACGGCTTCATCGAGTCGGCTGAGAGCGGCTTCGGCGGTTTCGAGGACCCGTCGCCCGACGACGTCATGGGCTACCACACGTGCGCCGAGATCCCGGTCTACTGCAACCTTGCGGCGGCGAACACGCTGGCCGACAATCATTTCGCCGCCTCGAACACGTGGAGCGCGATCGCGCACCTCTATCTCGTGTCGGCGTGGTCGGCGAAATGCGTATCGTCCGATCCGATGAGCTGCGCGTACTCGGGCAACGTCACACTCGGCGCCGACGACTTGGCATGGACCGACATCACGTGGCTGCTGCACAAGAACAACGTCAGCTGGAAGTTCTACGCTTTCAAATTGGCCGGCAACGGCCAGCTCGGACCGTTCAATCGCCAGAATGACGGCGAAGAGCCGGAAGCGGTGGGGGTCAAGACCGGTACCGGGGCGCCCGCGACCGATTGGAACCCGCTCCCCGATTTCGACGACGTCAACCAAGACGGCGAGCTCGGGAACATCGTGCCGGGCGGCAACTTCCCGCTCGATGCGAAGGCCGGACTGCTGCCTTCCGTCGCGTGGGTGACGCCCGGCTTCGCGGACAGCGATCATCCCGCCGAGTCGATCCAAGGCGGGCAGACGTTCGTGACCGACATGCTGCGTGCGCTCGACAAGGGCCCCGACGCGTCGTCGACGATCGTGCTGCTCACGTGGGATGAATGGGGCGGCTTCTACGACCACGTCATCCCAGTACAGATCGACCAGGGCGGCTACGGCTTCCGCACGCCGCTCATCATCATCGGGCCGATGGTGAGGCACGGCTTCATCGACCACCAGCTCTTGACGAGCGACTCGTACTTGAAGCTCATCGAGGATCGGTTCTTGGGGGGCCAACGGCTCGACCCGACGACCGACGGCCGGCCGGATTCGAGACCGGACGTCCGCGAGACGCAGCCCGGACTGGGCGATATCATCAACGACCTGACGAACTAG
- a CDS encoding AAA family ATPase — protein sequence MGTSPAAAPLRIYLLGQPRFEAAGAPYRFTAPPKALPLLALLVLRRVAPVPREKIAFTIWEDETEEDARANLRRHIYHLQRALPPPPRASSPWVVSDGDSIQWNPESGASTDVDDFERLASSERDRAAAVELYGGDLLEGSYDEWLFADRDRLRNLYHSILAELVVECRGRRDLQRAAGYAQRILNSDPWREDAVRHLMAVRYESGDRAGAIAAYQQFDRRLRDEMGVEPMQDTVALRDLIMHNEPLPSVLLPTGAPASLSGMSRVDDDEGSRGASSSPLLPFVGRDDEMERLRMSWSRAARGRGRIVLIGGEAGIGKSRLAGEFALQAQAQGGRVLMGTTTYPEGKPFQAIADALRGAASLLVALDIAPIWLGVATQAVPELRVRKSDLPTPPDVEPAHERMRLFEAFAVCFEALAKQRPLVVILEDLHWAGEATIAALQFIVRRLAQQPVLVIATYREEDAPRVHPLRRMRRELQEENILFTLAPTPLGRDHVADLLGRIGASSGAAIAPESEAGALRERCAGNPLFLNELIQGMREHGGGAGGAGAGAGAALPVTTRQAIAQRVSRLDDRARAVAEIAAVIGQGFDVDLVSDVSGWSENDVLDGLSQLIDRRIVKESGRRSGYAYAFTHHLVQDTIYGQIADDARSTRHRRVARALEETFPERIGELAAEIARHRELGLEPEAAATAYLTAARRAFDVYAYDEALIHLDRCVRLDSAGTLRREALGLRETIRSRSGLRQAQREDLDALERLAAESGDPVFVCDVLRRSIFYARAVGEPEREGALVEEFAALAAASGDKRVRAESLVTKAAYAALVGDHDLGMSAATEALGMYQELGDAAGQWDAQCRRFEIEASTGGFETTMTMLGELRKIVAVTGDRYLLVRALTSATHAAIASQHYEACLELAAEARDLFKRIGDRDAEADVVMHEASALNRMSQFEQARRRYEEAAALYASIGRRQGLAAVAVNSGLVSVHLGLLDEAEESMRKAHALFTSLGNVRGQAACAINLGFVQLMRKNPAAARETSLAALDIARSMQHAHYEASALANLGQAERDLGDLAGAIEHMSACVAIRRARGTPADNIDDIVNLAYVYMLAGDLDAAKPLADEMLPALDSMSTVVFMPQFALWMAAQVFRGIGDRERAKAMLEKAHEAVEKQAALIASATERSCFLDLETHREIGAAYARKRWPALDASVDGLKNGGRGRAVRVPVKAVDDGR from the coding sequence GTGGGCACTTCTCCGGCTGCCGCACCCTTGCGCATCTATCTGCTGGGGCAGCCGCGCTTCGAGGCGGCCGGCGCACCGTACCGTTTCACCGCGCCGCCGAAGGCGCTGCCGCTGCTCGCCTTGCTCGTGCTGCGCCGCGTCGCACCGGTGCCTCGCGAGAAGATCGCCTTCACCATCTGGGAGGACGAGACCGAGGAAGACGCGCGCGCGAACCTGCGCCGCCACATCTACCACCTCCAGCGTGCCCTCCCACCGCCGCCACGCGCGTCATCGCCGTGGGTCGTCTCCGACGGCGATTCGATCCAATGGAATCCGGAATCGGGCGCGTCGACCGACGTCGACGATTTCGAACGTCTGGCGAGCAGCGAGCGCGATCGGGCTGCGGCGGTCGAGCTGTACGGCGGCGATCTGCTCGAGGGATCGTACGACGAGTGGCTATTCGCCGATCGCGACCGGCTGCGCAACCTTTATCATTCGATCCTCGCCGAGCTCGTCGTCGAGTGCCGCGGACGGCGCGATCTCCAGCGCGCGGCCGGCTACGCGCAACGCATCCTCAACAGCGATCCGTGGCGAGAAGATGCGGTCCGCCATCTCATGGCGGTGCGCTACGAATCCGGCGACCGCGCCGGCGCTATCGCGGCGTATCAGCAATTCGACCGGCGGCTGCGCGACGAGATGGGCGTCGAGCCGATGCAGGACACGGTCGCGCTGCGCGATCTCATCATGCACAACGAACCGCTGCCGTCGGTGCTCCTGCCTACGGGCGCGCCTGCTTCGCTATCAGGCATGTCGCGCGTCGACGACGATGAAGGATCGCGAGGCGCGTCATCGTCGCCGCTCTTGCCGTTCGTCGGTCGTGACGACGAGATGGAACGGCTTCGGATGTCGTGGAGCCGCGCAGCGCGCGGGCGCGGCCGAATCGTGCTCATCGGCGGCGAGGCGGGCATCGGCAAGTCGCGTCTCGCAGGCGAGTTCGCGCTCCAAGCGCAGGCGCAGGGCGGCCGAGTGCTCATGGGGACGACGACGTATCCGGAAGGCAAGCCGTTCCAAGCGATCGCCGATGCGTTGCGCGGCGCGGCGTCGCTGCTCGTCGCTTTAGATATCGCGCCGATCTGGCTCGGCGTCGCGACGCAAGCCGTTCCGGAACTCCGCGTCCGCAAGTCCGACCTGCCGACGCCGCCCGACGTCGAACCGGCGCACGAGCGCATGCGGCTGTTCGAAGCGTTCGCCGTGTGCTTCGAAGCGCTCGCAAAACAGCGGCCGCTCGTCGTGATCCTCGAAGACCTGCACTGGGCGGGCGAAGCGACGATCGCGGCGTTGCAGTTCATCGTGCGCCGGCTCGCGCAGCAGCCCGTCCTCGTCATCGCGACGTATCGCGAGGAGGACGCGCCGCGCGTGCACCCGCTGCGCCGGATGCGTCGCGAGCTGCAGGAGGAGAACATCCTGTTCACGCTTGCGCCGACGCCGCTCGGCCGCGATCACGTCGCCGATCTGCTCGGCCGGATCGGAGCTTCGAGCGGAGCGGCGATCGCACCCGAGAGCGAGGCCGGCGCATTGCGCGAACGATGTGCCGGCAATCCGCTGTTCTTGAACGAGCTCATACAAGGCATGCGCGAGCACGGCGGTGGCGCGGGCGGCGCCGGTGCTGGTGCCGGCGCCGCGCTCCCGGTGACGACGCGCCAGGCGATCGCGCAGCGCGTTTCGCGCCTCGACGATCGTGCGCGTGCGGTCGCGGAGATCGCCGCGGTCATCGGGCAGGGCTTCGACGTCGATCTCGTCAGCGACGTCAGCGGCTGGTCCGAGAACGACGTCCTCGACGGCTTGAGCCAGCTCATCGACCGGCGCATCGTCAAAGAATCCGGGCGACGCAGCGGCTACGCGTATGCGTTCACGCACCACCTCGTGCAGGACACGATCTACGGGCAGATCGCCGACGATGCCCGCTCGACGCGCCACCGGCGCGTCGCGCGCGCGTTGGAAGAGACGTTTCCCGAGCGTATCGGCGAGTTGGCCGCCGAGATCGCGCGGCACCGCGAGCTCGGGCTCGAGCCGGAGGCTGCGGCGACGGCGTATCTCACCGCCGCTCGTCGCGCGTTCGACGTCTACGCGTACGATGAAGCGCTCATCCATCTCGATCGCTGCGTGAGGCTCGACAGCGCCGGCACGCTTCGCCGCGAGGCGCTCGGCCTGCGCGAGACGATCCGTTCGCGAAGCGGCTTGCGGCAAGCGCAGCGCGAGGATCTCGACGCGCTCGAACGATTGGCGGCGGAATCGGGCGATCCGGTCTTCGTCTGCGACGTGCTGCGGCGCTCGATCTTCTACGCGCGTGCGGTCGGCGAGCCGGAGCGCGAAGGCGCGCTCGTCGAAGAATTCGCGGCGCTTGCGGCGGCCTCAGGCGACAAGCGGGTCCGCGCGGAATCGCTCGTCACGAAGGCCGCGTACGCGGCGCTCGTCGGCGACCACGACCTCGGGATGAGCGCCGCGACTGAAGCGCTGGGCATGTATCAAGAGCTCGGCGACGCCGCCGGCCAATGGGATGCGCAGTGCCGGCGTTTCGAAATCGAAGCGAGCACCGGCGGATTCGAGACGACGATGACGATGCTCGGCGAGCTGCGCAAGATCGTCGCGGTGACGGGCGACCGCTATCTGCTCGTCCGAGCGCTCACGTCGGCGACGCACGCGGCGATCGCGAGCCAGCACTATGAGGCGTGTCTCGAACTCGCGGCCGAGGCGCGCGATCTCTTCAAACGCATCGGCGATCGCGACGCCGAGGCGGACGTCGTCATGCACGAGGCATCGGCGCTCAACCGGATGTCGCAGTTCGAGCAAGCGCGGAGGCGTTACGAAGAGGCGGCCGCGCTGTACGCTTCGATCGGGAGGCGTCAGGGGCTGGCCGCGGTCGCCGTCAACAGCGGTCTCGTGAGCGTCCACCTCGGGCTGCTCGACGAGGCGGAAGAGTCGATGCGCAAAGCGCACGCGCTCTTCACGTCGCTGGGGAACGTCCGCGGTCAAGCGGCGTGCGCGATCAACCTCGGGTTCGTCCAGCTCATGCGGAAAAATCCGGCCGCCGCGAGAGAGACATCGCTCGCCGCGCTCGACATCGCTCGCTCGATGCAGCACGCGCACTACGAGGCGTCGGCCCTTGCGAACCTCGGGCAGGCCGAGCGAGACCTCGGCGATCTCGCAGGCGCGATCGAGCACATGTCGGCGTGCGTCGCGATCCGGCGCGCGCGCGGCACGCCGGCCGACAATATCGACGACATCGTCAACCTCGCGTACGTGTACATGCTTGCCGGCGACCTCGACGCGGCCAAGCCGCTCGCCGACGAGATGCTGCCCGCGCTCGACTCGATGTCGACCGTCGTCTTCATGCCGCAATTCGCGCTTTGGATGGCCGCGCAGGTGTTCCGCGGCATCGGCGATCGCGAGCGCGCGAAGGCGATGCTCGAGAAGGCGCACGAGGCGGTCGAGAAGCAGGCGGCGCTGATCGCTTCAGCGACCGAGCGCTCGTGCTTCTTGGATCTCGAAACGCACCGCGAGATCGGGGCAGCGTACGCGCGAAAGCGCTGGCCGGCGCTCGATGCCTCTGTTGATGGCCTGAAGAACGGCGGCAGGGGTCGTGCCGTGCGCGTTCCGGTGAAAGCGGTCGACGATGGGCGTTGA
- a CDS encoding carotenoid biosynthesis protein — MGVDAGGPGSPSASTQRWSWVIVWLMAAFTIVTSVWTSLIPGGLVGIINTVLLVAFALVHGIAVYGGRTMFWLIVVCLVVSNVAENVSIVTGFPFGHYHYTDVLGVKLFLVPVTIGGAYFGAGYLAWTVALALLGRAGTALDGFARWAVPLVAAVLMTSWDFMLDPTASTINKWWIWEQGGGFFGVPLSNYLGWLLTVFVFFTIFSAVVAARFRGLQGATPASFWITAVAMYALLGVRYVLLNALPSAETTYVDAAGHAWLKHDIYETAALCAIFTVFAFSLLAALRLKEPARG; from the coding sequence ATGGGCGTTGATGCCGGCGGCCCGGGTTCGCCATCAGCGTCGACGCAGCGCTGGTCGTGGGTCATCGTGTGGCTCATGGCCGCCTTCACCATCGTCACGAGCGTCTGGACGAGCCTCATTCCTGGCGGTCTCGTCGGCATCATCAACACGGTGCTGCTCGTCGCGTTCGCGCTCGTCCACGGCATCGCGGTCTACGGCGGGAGGACGATGTTCTGGTTGATCGTCGTGTGTCTGGTCGTCAGCAACGTCGCCGAGAACGTGAGCATCGTGACGGGATTCCCGTTCGGGCATTATCATTACACCGATGTGTTGGGCGTGAAGCTCTTCCTCGTGCCCGTGACGATCGGCGGCGCGTACTTCGGCGCCGGCTATCTCGCGTGGACGGTCGCGCTGGCTCTGCTCGGGCGCGCGGGCACTGCGTTGGATGGTTTTGCGCGCTGGGCCGTGCCGCTCGTCGCCGCCGTCTTGATGACGAGCTGGGATTTCATGCTCGACCCCACTGCCTCGACCATCAACAAGTGGTGGATATGGGAGCAGGGAGGCGGCTTTTTCGGCGTGCCGCTCTCGAACTATCTCGGGTGGCTCTTGACGGTGTTCGTGTTCTTCACGATCTTCTCGGCTGTCGTGGCGGCGCGGTTTCGCGGTCTGCAGGGCGCGACGCCCGCTTCGTTTTGGATCACAGCGGTTGCGATGTACGCGCTGCTCGGCGTGCGGTACGTGTTGCTGAATGCGCTTCCGTCGGCCGAGACGACGTACGTCGATGCAGCCGGACACGCGTGGCTCAAGCACGACATCTACGAAACGGCGGCGCTCTGCGCGATCTTCACCGTATTCGCGTTCTCGCTGCTCGCGGCGCTGCGATTGAAGGAGCCCGCACGTGGCTGA
- a CDS encoding enoyl-CoA hydratase has product MKQTTNVLVELDGPLARLTLNRPEKRNALSLETMEELLAGLRHIGDLPEVKVVILGARGSVFSAGHDLSEMVDRDPEAYRRIFDVCVEMMEAIQTIPQPVIASVQGPATAAGCQLVATCDLAVAVDTAWFATPGVKIGLFCSTPMVAVSRAIGRKRTMEMLLTGDPMPASEAKEAGLVNRVVPAGQLEAATRELAEKIAALSPTVIGLGKQAFYKQIDLPQHEAYAYTAEVMAFNAALADAHEGITAFLEKRKPDWRQTRQQP; this is encoded by the coding sequence GTGAAACAGACGACGAACGTCTTGGTCGAGCTTGACGGGCCGCTGGCGCGTCTCACGCTCAACCGGCCCGAGAAGCGCAACGCGCTGTCGCTCGAGACGATGGAAGAGCTGCTCGCCGGCCTTCGTCATATCGGCGATCTGCCGGAAGTGAAGGTCGTCATCTTAGGTGCGCGGGGCAGCGTGTTCTCCGCCGGCCACGACCTGAGCGAAATGGTAGATCGCGATCCGGAAGCGTATCGGCGCATCTTCGACGTCTGCGTCGAGATGATGGAGGCGATCCAGACGATACCGCAACCGGTGATCGCGTCGGTTCAGGGCCCGGCGACGGCCGCCGGCTGCCAGCTCGTCGCGACGTGCGATCTCGCCGTCGCCGTCGACACCGCCTGGTTCGCGACGCCCGGGGTGAAGATCGGGCTGTTCTGCTCGACGCCGATGGTCGCGGTCAGTCGCGCGATCGGCCGCAAGCGCACGATGGAGATGCTTCTGACCGGCGATCCGATGCCGGCGAGCGAGGCGAAGGAAGCCGGTCTCGTCAACCGCGTCGTGCCCGCAGGTCAGCTGGAGGCGGCTACCCGCGAGCTCGCCGAGAAGATCGCAGCCCTCAGCCCGACCGTCATCGGCCTGGGGAAGCAGGCGTTCTACAAGCAGATCGATTTGCCGCAGCACGAAGCGTACGCGTATACGGCCGAGGTGATGGCGTTCAACGCCGCACTCGCCGACGCGCATGAGGGCATCACGGCGTTCCTCGAAAAGCGGAAGCCGGACTGGCGCCAGACCCGGCAGCAGCCCTAG
- a CDS encoding DUF1326 domain-containing protein, with the protein MATQTQAQPSTRSKTYVLEGTLLEACSCRTLCRCWIGEDPDHGSCDAFNAYHIDKGEINGIDVSGLTYVQVVKIPGNVLVPKSWRRVTYVDAAATEAQRNAILDAWHGRLGGPLADLNGLIGEDIATHTLPIEHALKGGEGTISVGDKVRATMAPYKSAYGAVTTLRDSAFSTIAGAPAYVSKASEHVVNIPEHGMVWSFKDCNAIQGDFRFEG; encoded by the coding sequence ATGGCGACTCAGACGCAAGCCCAACCCTCGACCAGATCCAAGACCTACGTGCTCGAAGGCACGCTGCTCGAAGCCTGTTCCTGCCGGACGCTGTGCCGCTGCTGGATCGGGGAAGACCCCGATCACGGCTCGTGCGACGCGTTCAACGCCTATCACATCGACAAAGGCGAGATCAATGGCATCGACGTTTCGGGATTGACGTACGTCCAGGTCGTCAAGATCCCCGGCAACGTGCTGGTGCCCAAGAGCTGGCGGCGGGTGACGTACGTCGACGCGGCCGCGACCGAAGCGCAGCGCAACGCGATCCTTGACGCCTGGCACGGCCGGCTCGGCGGACCGCTCGCAGACCTCAACGGCCTCATCGGCGAGGACATCGCGACCCACACGCTACCGATCGAGCACGCGCTCAAGGGCGGCGAGGGGACGATCTCGGTCGGCGACAAGGTGCGCGCGACGATGGCCCCCTACAAGAGCGCGTACGGCGCAGTCACGACGCTGCGCGACAGCGCCTTTAGCACGATCGCCGGCGCGCCCGCCTACGTGTCGAAGGCGTCCGAGCACGTCGTCAACATCCCCGAGCACGGCATGGTGTGGTCGTTCAAGGACTGCAACGCCATTCAGGGCGACTTCCGGTTCGAAGGCTGA
- a CDS encoding DUF2182 domain-containing protein — protein sequence MLGGVVAAAWMVAIWAEMSGAATQVHHHALYESGRPFWLAALILVIAWQVMTAAMMLPSSLGFMKMYAAAAAGAPGFGRALAALLLGYFGVWSVFALVAFAGDMQLHRLVDAWPWLGAHAQVIPAGTLAFAAIYQFTPLKDACLKACRHPGAYLMRHYKRGTVNGLRIGLGHAAFCVGCCWALMLVMFAAGVAHLAWMGVLGAIMLVEKGVRGGDRIVAPVGFALAVLAAIALFVPGAVPGI from the coding sequence ATGCTCGGCGGCGTTGTCGCGGCGGCATGGATGGTCGCGATATGGGCCGAGATGAGCGGTGCTGCAACGCAAGTCCATCATCACGCGCTCTACGAGAGCGGCCGCCCGTTCTGGCTCGCTGCCCTCATCCTCGTGATCGCCTGGCAAGTCATGACCGCGGCGATGATGCTGCCCTCGTCGCTCGGCTTCATGAAGATGTACGCTGCCGCGGCCGCGGGGGCACCCGGTTTCGGCCGCGCGCTTGCGGCGCTGCTCCTCGGCTATTTCGGTGTCTGGTCGGTGTTCGCGCTCGTCGCGTTCGCCGGCGACATGCAGCTCCACAGGCTCGTCGACGCATGGCCGTGGCTCGGAGCGCACGCGCAGGTGATCCCAGCGGGCACGCTCGCGTTCGCAGCGATCTACCAATTCACACCGCTCAAAGATGCATGCCTGAAAGCGTGCCGTCATCCGGGTGCGTACCTGATGCGGCACTACAAGCGGGGCACGGTCAACGGATTGCGGATCGGCCTCGGTCACGCGGCGTTCTGCGTCGGCTGCTGTTGGGCGCTCATGCTCGTCATGTTCGCGGCCGGCGTCGCCCATCTCGCGTGGATGGGCGTGCTCGGCGCGATCATGCTCGTGGAGAAGGGCGTGCGCGGCGGCGACCGGATCGTCGCGCCCGTCGGCTTCGCGCTCGCCGTACTCGCAGCGATTGCGTTGTTCGTGCCGGGCGCGGTACCAGGGATATGA